A segment of the Paramisgurnus dabryanus chromosome 5, PD_genome_1.1, whole genome shotgun sequence genome:
AATTGTGATATCATGTGCAATCCAGTTATTTAGATATCCGTGATTGCAAGCCTTTCTTTTAGGGGCCAATTTAGTCAAATGTCTTATGATGCTGATTAATATAAACTAATACTATTTGAAACTATTTTTATGTGTTCAgtcttatatttttttatataagtgTAACCGGTTAGTGTCAATTGGTGTAGAATTTTTCATGAAAATATAATTACATACAGAAAaataactgttttataaaataaaatttttctgAATAAGTGCAATAATGTGGTTTTATATGTTCCTGTTTTTAAATtgaaatgtcaaatggtgtaataGGTTACATCATGGGTCTCCAATTCAGTTCCTGGAGGAGTCCTGCATGTTTAATCTCcaacacacctgaacctgctaATCAAGTTATTCAGGCCACCTGAAAATTAAAGGCAGGTGTGTTGAAGTAAGGTTGGAACTAAAATGTTCAGGACATGGGCCCTCCAGGGCCTGTTTTTTCAAAAGTAATCCACTAGTATTTTGAATAACAGATTGGATCAAATCTTGAAAACGGGTTTTTCAAAAGAAAAACGGATTACATAATCGTATTAGATCATGTAATCCAATCTTGGTTTTGATCCAGATCAAACCTTTAGTTTGGGTTTTTCAGAACTTTTTTGTAGGATTTGGAtcacttttatccaaaaaatCTGAATTAAACTGATCCCATCAGAAGGGTGGATTCAGCGTGGATTTCATGGCCAAAATGTAatgaaaactttaaaaatgtatcaaataaTACTATATTTGGATCAAGCAGTACCTTACAAGATATCCTATTTATTCAtaagtttttaatttaatttgttcaTCCGCCTGGCTACAGTGATTAGGTAGGCTTTAACATATTTAGCCTTTCGGTATAGGCCTACAGCAAAGTAGAAAGAGAGTTTGGCCTCATAAAATAATCCCCCAAACAGCTGTCAAAAGACAATGACCAAAAACAATAAACCAAAAACAATAAATTTTATTCTgtcactaatatatatatatatatatatatatatatatatatatatatatatatatatatatatatatatatatatatatatatatatatatatatatattcagtgTTTGTGTTGTAGGTCTTACATGAGCGGACTGCTGGAAGAGGATGGGGTGGGGGCTGTctttttttttgaaatgtgtgtgttttcatttcaaataaaaataaacttataTTGACCCCACACTGGATATTCTACTTTTTGCTCTTTACATATCTATAGTTCTACAATGTGATTTCCTATCCTGTTTGAGCACTGGTTATCCAGATTTGGTGATCCTGTAAAGTTCCTATCCGGATCAGAATGAACCAATCCGATGTTGTTTTGAAAAACTGTCTCAAAAGTAAGATGGATTACGTGATCACCGATCGCAAAGAAAAGGATTACTAATTCCGGATCAATTTTATCCGGATTAAACCTTTTGAAAAACCGGGCCCAGGAATCCATAAGACCCGTGCATTAAAGAAATAACTACTGTTCATTGGCTGCTGGATCATACATGAACGCCGGCACCATTTTAGATGGGGCAACTTCTTCATTACACTCTTAGCAACTGGAGGAAAATCGCCTCAGTCTTGCTCTAGTTACCGGTAACTTAGCTGATATATTGAAGGTTtctaaagaaaaaaacatatgaggaGGCGtattcatttttgttattttctgtTTATATCTGCAAATGTTGGGATTAAAGACAAAAAAGCGATTTTTACAATAAGAAAGCTTAATTTCATTCCAGTACATTAAATATTACATTAGGGGTGCCTCCACAAACCAAATTTTTAATTGACACGCTTCCATGattctttataaaaaaattatacttaAGTGTTTTGTCTacaggctttatgcccagctgcctTACtccctgaacttcagccagttccttgtttcctgtctgccattattggacaaactgattaatccaggtgtgtctgattattgttgttgtgactactgaggtcaggcacacctggattaatcagtttgtttgtgacttctgaggtcaggcacacctggattaatcagtttgtccaataatggaagacaggaaacaaggagctggctgaagttcaggtagtgcagctgggcataaagcctattgttaAAGTTATTGTgctttgtatatatatatatatataaacgcACCTCTCTGTTTAACTCGCATTTGTTTGTGGGCCAGTTTTGCCACATCTAATATGGCGGCGCCGCTGACGTACCGCATATGCGGACCAAAAATGGTCAATGCTTTTACAACCTCTCAGTGATGTCATAGCGTTGCCTTTGTGTTTGCGGAAGTACGCGTGCTTCACTGCAGTGTTGGGCTTCATTGCAGCGTGAGTGAACATCTGTTTCTCAGCAGTGAgtctttcatttctttttctATTTCTCTTCCTGTATACGCTTTtatatttgtgtattttatCTTATTTTACCTCATCATATACCGCTCGCACGGGCACCTAGCTCCTCAAATTAGCGTGTGGCAGGTGAATATTGAGGTCGAAAATGTGTTCAATTTCCTCAAGTAGCGCGTCGAGTTAGTCACATACAACATTTAATGTCTATATTTAAATGCTGTAAATGAATTAAATCTCCTTTTCACCTTAAACGTGTTGTTAAAGCTTAAAATGAGtctgagagagaaaaaaaactaacGTTACTCCTCTTTTGAAATGACTGCGTTGGTGCATTATAAAACGTGTCTAGAGTAAAATCTATATATAATTAGATAAATCTTATAATTTCTATATAGTAATTAATACTCTAGAGATGATGGCCGTTACTTAATCCGAAGCCTGCATCCTCCATAGGTCGCATTTgaaggctgcatacgtcatcaagactcagtcttatttcagaattgtaacaattataaagttaactGTTTTTCTTAGTTAATCGTGAATTGCTGTAATaggcgtatgacttgcgaatgttatgctcagttaacttaaataaaccaggcttgattaCATATGCAGtctcggattgagaaacggacgATATTTTAGTCCTAATGAAGCATCGAAATGCTCCACTAAACTAAAGCGAAATCATATTATTACATAAGTATGCACTATGGGTCTCCAATTCTGTTCCTAGAGGGCACTTGTCCTGCACTTCCAACCTcattcaaacacacctgaatctGCTAGTCAAGTTGTTCAGGACTACCTAAAAATTAGAGGCAGGAGTGTTGGAGTAGTGTTTAAACTAAAATATGCAAGACAGgtgccctccaggaacagggtttgAGACCCATGATATAAATATTCATCATCGCTGATCTACTAGCGCTGACTTTCTTGGTTAATTTTTACTTAATTCCTTGCCGTGTATGACCAGCTttaccagcttaaaaagtgcaAACAGCCCCTGGCCCCTGTGTTTAACATGCTAAAACCAAGCatcttaaaaaaacaaagaatGTATTGAAGGGTATACTGCATGTAGCTTGACGTGGCAGGGAATTGTGTGCAGAACAGAATAAGGTCCTGTTATGAATAATTTTTCAGGAAGCAGATAATAAAACAACGTAGTCAGTGAGCCACTGTGTCAACATGTGAAACATGAGATGACCACAGAATTGTAAACACGAGGAAATAAAACTTGTATTACATCAGTGAAGGAATGAAGAAAATCAGCAATTGACATTGTGTAACATTTTCATATACCATATTAATTCGGTAATCATTGTCATGAGTCATTGTCAAGTTACAGGACgacataatataatattttctgtaaaaagtTTCTTGTATAATTGATGATCATGATTTCCTGTTTCCGAATTAGTCGATACTATTACTGTACCTAGGTAAACAGAATTGACCAATTCGGAAATCATCTTATTTATGTAGAAATAACctaataaaaattttattttccaCTTTACAGCTTTTTGGGGAAGACTGCTCACAGCAACAGATCTCTTGTTACTTAAAGTTTTATCCTCTCCAAGTGGACATGAACAACAAGAAGGACATGTAACATGGAGTGGATATTAAGGTCTGTTTTTGTGAATTAAGAGGCAGATGTCTCTCTTTAGGATTAGCTGTTTTCTTCCCTTCCTCCTTCGCTGCTGGATCTCACATCAAACTGAACTCTAGTCATGGGCATTCGTGTCACCCTAAGCAAGTTCACCCGGAGGGGGAAGTTTGTGTTTCTTCTGGTGTTGTGTCTGTGCGTTTTAGCATGGATAGCGTTTCCCAGCGATGACACGATTAAAGAGGGACTGAGTCCACTTGATTTAAAGCAGATGGCAGAGTTTACAGGTCCGGTGTTTGAATCTGAGATGATAAAGAGTGTTGAGGACCAGACATCCAAACAGAGCTGCCCGAATCGATCTCCTCTGCTCAGTGAGTATCGTCTGGGATGGTTTTATGTTTTGATCTTTTGATCTATATTCATTTTGGCTAAATGTGACGCTTGCAGGGAAAGGTGTGACTGTATATTTGatataaattttaaaaatatttaaaatgttgtcATCACTAAGCAAATGTACTCGTGACATTCCAATTCTTTCCCTTTACCAACAGAAAGGGAGGAAGTAGCTTTTTGTTTCTGCAAGAAAAGGGGGTTTTTACTAAAACCATTTCACTGTTTTGTTGTAGTAACATAATAATGCATAGAAGTTTTATAACAGACAGGATTATAACAAaccaaatttttatttattgataaTCTTCCCCACAAAAATTTCATAAaagtcacactgcaaaaaatgactttctttcttagtatttttgtcttgttttccgtagaaatatctaaaaattcttaaattaagatgtttcttaatgagcaaaaacaagtctagtttatagacaattatagacaaaaaatacaatttaagtaaatttaaacttaaaacaagcaaaaatatctgccaatggggtgagaaaaaaatctaaaaataaatttacatttttctaaatacttaatttaagcaattttctcaaattcacttaaattgtatagtttttgtctaaaacctatacttattttcttagatcattttgctcatcaagaaaatacatcttgatttaagaattgttagatatttctactgaaaacaagacaaaaatacgtagtaagaaagtcattttttgcagtgcatgcaCAAGTTGTATggactgtgtttgtttttgtctttttttggaGGCGGGTTAGCTAGAAACGTTTCAGCAAACGCCAAAGTATAGactgtttcagcagtaacaacataaacaagcggctgtcgcggtccgcacgtaacttccggtaaactcctaAGAACAAATAActacaaagttctttaaacatagtgtatttatataacaagcaaaaaaacaacacatagattacctaggaaaccaaaacatttgttattttcgacgaggcatttgttcaagagatcagtttagcaactagtcagaccattaaaaaaacgaaaccggaagtaaagttcggatccagacatgtatcgcgtcagcgcacgtgcgtccaatgaaacggtctatagtctgttttttacgCATATGCGAGGGTCCTTTAATGccatgaaatgttgggtttagggttaggtttggcggtaggattaggataaaaaacAGCTAGATTTCGCAAATTTTGACGTTTGCTATTTTAGCTACAACCTTTTTTTGTCCCTGTTACCATCAACATCGACCCTATGTGTAGGGAAAACAGATGCTAAGACATTCTGCCTTAATTCTTATTTTGTGTTTCACTGAGGAAACAATATAATAAGGGGTTTGAAAGGCCTGTGGGTgagaaaatgcattttaaactttCAATAAATGATTCCTTTATCATGCACTAATAATAACAGCCAAGGTTCAACTTTACAAAACTGCAAGATGGAGAGAAACATGTGGGAAACTCACGGCACCCCCGTGTGAATGTCATTGTTTACGCACGACTGTTTTTCCCACCACAGCTGTCTGCCAATTTCGGGTTCATCTTCTAAATCTGGTCCCCAGTTGGTGTTGTATTTAAGGGCTGCACCTGGCCTATGGGCCTTTCACCTACATGTGGATATTCGgaaatgtttgtttattggtTTCTGTGCGCTCTTCTCCCTAGGAGGTGCTCTCAAGCTGACATTCGAGCCCTCTGTGACGCTGGAGCAGGTAGAGAGTGAGAACGCCGAGGTTGTGGAGGGTCAGTTTTCCCCACCTGACTGTTTTGCCCGACAGAGTGTTGCCATCCTTATTCCTTACAGAAACAGGGAGAAGCATCTTCTCTTTTTCCTATACCACCTTCATCCTTTCCTACAAAGACAGCAACTTCACTACGGGATCTATGTCATTCATCAGGTAGGCGAAAGTTTTCCTATCAGCCCTTGAAATTAAGTATGTGCCCCTGGACCACACAAATaccatgggtatatttgtagcaatagccaacaatacattgtatggctcaaaattatagatttttaatgccaaaaatcatttgGATATTAGGTAAAtatcatattttataaattcctaccgtaaatatatcaaaaatgtatttatcattactAATATGTTTTGCTAAGGACCTCatctggacaactttaaaggcaaatTTCTAGGATAGTGTAAGATTAGCCTTAAATtcaccatgaaacggaagtagcgattgtcttattttccctgtggtgacgtatatctgaTTGAAACGGCTTCTGAAACGAAAAAGGTAGAGGGggacttgaattcgtccatcgaaaatgtatttaatcatttgaagttgggtcatgttgctaattgctgcAGTCTTTTCCTGGACcacgcccacctgccataccatatgaccggaagtaagaAGAGATTGTTTTGACGAGGGCAGTAGATTCGCTTTTTTGATtaaaagattatgagggcacattaattttttttaaatagtgaaACTTACGGagaagtcatttgtaaaaatacctcaatattaaagtttttcaatttcatttagacattaagccttgtctgtgaaaccggggTAAACACGTTGGCCTAGTCCACACGAAAACGCAAAAACATGGTATGAagcgctgtcaagagcatgccaaaccACCAGATGGCGATATAACCGTAAAGCcatgttgaccaatcagaaagCCATTGCAGTCTCGCCTCGGCACGAACAACATCACAGGCCAAAAAACTCTGGTTTCACTGGCCACACGACAAGTTTCTAAAAATCGGCACACTAGCAGGAATAAAGGGGAGTGCACTCCAAAGCTTTTACTCCCACGGCTGGcacatgttttcaattgattccaatggaagctcagcgtttttcaaataagccagcagctagtgGTTTTCTTCCGGCACTCAGCGTTTTTCTGCTAATGAGCTTTGGGTAAAAAGCTCccctcgtcaatgtcagttctcacacggctgcccaatcacagtggaggaggggcgggacaggCCTTTTTTAgctgcgtttaaaagttttggtgtgcacaaccgcTTTAATTTTTTCATTAATATTCGGTTTTAGTCACCTGATACtgtgggctctatcttacaccctgcgcattgcgctgcattgcaagtgttttttgctagtttccaccctgcgcaattatcattttcacgtttagcgccacgttgtttaaatagcaaatgcatttgcgcccccttttgcgcccatgggcgttctggtctgaaaacaaggtgtgttcaggcgctttgttggcgtgttgctattttgaggcaactaaaatagactacgccattgaccaacaaaaacctgctctaaagtctaaagtcaatggcgcaatgtgttttatgttattaaaagagcGCATTAGAAATATGTGCCTAAAcaggacgacaacgcgggtttgcttatcacacacatgaatgtgcagcagcacaaaaacgcttttaaatatgacagattaaaggattgaatgtaaaagattattattgagcctcttggacataaatgaggactaataatgagacgttagaaggcgtaaagagctgcttcacctgtagcctggtaagtaaataaatgctttgctttaaacaaatgcatctgtttttttttaaacgtttttttttaaatgctacctcacggatttattgtatatgatgactctgtacctgtggatatggtgggatgagaaacatttttaagtaatgcttaaaaaaactgacgctgtccaagtgctgaaacgtgcagagagccgtttgtaaattctttatctcctgtttgttacaaataaagtatttttagagtacaaaccttttcttacatacttgtatattattttttggtGATATTGgctagccatacatttaaagcaattaaaagcctgctttttacttccatgactaaaagaaaacgggttttaaaggttttattaaagaaataaaaatttcaatacgagtgaaaaacaacacaattgtttaacattaatcttaaactggggatcttcttcctccgcttagtttttccgtttacaaagtctgtcatctaaatGGGGATTAAACattgcgccagcgcaactggcttttaaaggggatgagagctgataCTCTCATTGgattattgcacgttacgcccaaaacactctcattaggaaaatatgtacAACCCTTTTCAAACCTTCgcttggcgcacaaaccatttttcccgttgttaaattagcaaaagtggcatcggacacgcccatttagaccgtgcgctttagacgatgcacttagatcgttaaaatatgGCCCTGTGTTTGCGTGTGGACAAACGCCCAAACcgcataaaaaaatctgtttttaaaatacGGGTGTACGTGTGGACAGGGCCTTAGTCTATGGAGAAATGCTTATGACAAAGTAATTTCTCCTGTGCTTCACAGTGTActgttatatttttaatttttatgcttaatacattacatgtttgttgtttttagctAGATTTTTTTCGGGAAAATTAAACCTAAGGAAACTCGGAATCGAAATGCGTTATGTAAAAATGTGATTTACGTGATAAGAGCAGACCGTATTATGGTGCTTTGTTAGTGACTGCACTGAACATATCATTAACATATTTTACTGTCCactgtttaaatttatttactttaaataaCAAACACATTCCTATGGACGTATTTAATTTGCGGTGCCGTAATGAAGACAATATTATGACAATGCCTTCTTTGTGCTGATTCTAGATAAAGGCAAAAGTGCTTATAGATAGTTTTGTTGGGAATTTCAAGTTTATTACGAATTTGCGTAACAAAACAATGTCCACTTCAGTTATTGTGGATTAGATGCgattaaaatgtttacatggCCTTGTATTGCGATTAAAATCGGCATACGCCACACTTTAATATGATTATACTTGCTACGATTATGAGCTTAATTGCATTATTTTGATCGAAGatttgtgtttgcataaaattaagttATATTCATTATATTCGCATTATGAGGGTGCATGTAAATGTAGTCGTTGTAAGATGTATAAGCGTCATGTGTATACAgtatgtctgtgtttgtttcaCAGGCTGGAGATGCTACATTTAACAGGGCAAAGTTATTAAACGTGGGTTACCTGGAAGCACTCAAAGATCACAACTGGGACTGTTTTATCTTCCATGATGTCGATCTTATACCAGAGAATGATGAGAACCTATACGTATGTGAGAAACAACCCAAACATTTTGTAGTGGGAAGGAATTCCACCGGGTACCGGTGAGTGATATTATTTTCatcttcattaaaaaaaaacacattcagtCAAACGTTGAAACTGCTTGTTAGCctatatgatattttaacatttccCAACAGCTGTGTTAAAGTTCATGTACCTTACGCTatttattgtgttgtttatttattatgaaggtttttttatatgtgaaagACATCACTTTTTGCCTCTGACTCTTCAGGCTCAAATATAAAGGTTATTTTGGTGGCGTTTCGGCCATGACAACCGAACAGTTCCACAAAGTCAATGGCTTTCCAAACACATACTGGGGCTGGGGTGGAGAGGACGATGATCTCAGAGTACGGTAAGTGAAACGTTTACAAGAGTACATTTTAGGAATAAGCACAAGTATCTTGGTTTCACTCTGCACGCGTGAGCAGCGCATAAGTGGCACTTGTTTTTCGGCATCCATGTTAACAAGTTAATGCATGCACACCGCAGGCGTCAGCAGTGTGTGCTCGCGTAGCAGGAGGGACGCTGAAGCAGTGTTGCGATCATTTCGGCATCGGCTCAATTAAAGTGACGCACATGGATTGATGTGAAAAAGTGTAATTTTACCAtgaaatcatgaatgtgatgccaagtgtgttttaaagaaGCATtacacccgtagaaacattaatctttattgaaagtgtgtcatatttgtagtcgaaatgtaacatacatttagaatttggtgcctatttgacagagaaaaggggtgtttgtagtctcactccctcatcaaagatattggacttccttctttcaatgatgcaaaatgatgatttttacatcattgaaagaaggaagtgcaacactgaaatctgtatttctcctgtctcagcgacaactgaggaaatgatgcatgaccattcaaaaacatgactggggttctaactatacaaagcttaatgcaaatgggtgaattGTCCCTTTAAACAATCATGACTTTCAACGACTGCCATTCATCCTTTGCACAGCACTAAATGTTTATGGTTAGGGTCCAGGACAGAAGCGATCACGTAAGATGGACCGTGTCATCTTGTGCACACACTGAGGGCGACCTTACGATCtctatgaggctgtttacacttggcattaacatgcgttttcgtcgatcggatcacaagtggacaacgtTAATGCCAgttgtaaacggtgttcaaaacgttttgagctcgtccactttcgaccactttcaaccacatccagaggtagtcgaaaccactttcgatcagatcgctttggagttgcggaatgcacatgtggttgaatctgttcgaacagccacacgcgaccgccttctctccgcccatttatctaatctgaggtattaaacacaagttttacatctttttttgacttctggcgtgaacatacggtgaacagcgctatttttagcctttcatttataaaactactgcgggtgttctccgtagtttcgttttgaaagcgtgaaagttgcgcgatcctatttcatcaattgcgctgaaaattcagagaaagctccaacatataaatgtacaaaacactgtgcagcatgtatacttgctaaacaagcagcggactccgacataatattagtttgcgtccatataaactcataattactcccgctcgcggttgaatgacagcagagagactcgcccaccatcTCACGGActgtcccctcacagtattcaggacagaagcggtcgaaagtggacaaaagagacggattaaaataccaggtgtaaacgtaatgtgtctctctcgtccacttgtgatccgatcgatgaaaacacatcttaataccaagtgtaaacagcccctatgaTGAAGctaatacggaagtgacttaaaactgcaattcatcgatgGGTATCTAGAGGCTGGCTGCAAAAGGGAGTCGATTCCCATAGATCCCCATTTTGAAATGCGGATCTCTGTGCAGCTATGAAACCATACTCAAgcacaaatgatttcttatacAAGTGATTACTTTACCAGACAGTCGGGACAGCAATAATTTGCATCATTTACAAGCCATTCATAAATGGAGACTAGAAAAGTGGTAAAATGTCGACACATGCCTAAAGAAAAATTACACACATTTTACTAATAATACTGATAATATTAATCAGTCATAAATTTTTACCTTCGATGAACAGGTCAATATGAACATCCCTATATCTGTCACTACAAGGACCAGAACAGCACAAACACAAATGTggaataacaaaaacaaaatgtggattaaacaaatcgcTGTTATATAATTGACACTGACAGTCAAAAGGTGTTTTGttgaggttttgctcataaatatatgtaaaataaagatttttgtACTGTTGGTAATATGCACAGTATGTGCTCTCACGCATGTACGATATGAAACCGGCAAATTTAGTTTTTCTTTAGAAAAGGCATGCAACTCATTCTTTTCCATTGATATAATTGTTACTTCTGTGAAggcattgaattttttttatggtgattttaataGAAATGTGTTTTTCAGTATACAGCTACAGAAGATGTCAATAGTCCGACCAGCACCTGAGGTTGGGCGTTACACAATGATCTTTCACAAGAGAGACAGCGGCAATCAAGTCAATAAAGACAGGTTTGTGAAGACTGTTTACAGCTCAAGGCATACATGGATGTTTACACATCCATTTACACATCTCAAATGTATTTCTGGTGCCAGCGTGTGATGGATTTTTGGATCTTATAACTACTGTATTGTATGTGCTTTATTCACTGCATCAGTCGGGATACTGCAGAGAATTCTAAAGAAAGGGGAATTTAATTTTTTACCACAAACACAATGCTACGTTTTATTTAGATTcactgtgtgtgtatatttatatctTGTGCTACATGACCAGCTGCTGATGTCACGGTCTGATATTATTCAGGCAGATGTGTGTCGTTTTTGGTTGTGTTATGTTTTCCCTGTGCGTTCACACCTCATTGAGAGATTCTTAAAGCATTACACACACATTCTTTATTTCCTTTACTGGAGTTCATACAGACTGCGAGACATCTCCcatttgtgttttaaaatgaCTCTTAAAGTGGTGGAGATTTGAAGCAGTAAATGAAATGGGAAATGCAATGCAGTGCTTTAATGAAACATCATAAATGCTTACTAAATAAGAACATTGTTTATCTGTAATGGGTTCATTGTTGTTCATGCAGTTCCTTTATGTTTATTGATGGAGTTAAATGTACGTGTTATGTTAAAAtgacaatgggtctcattcaccaAGCATGCGTAGTTGCGTGCGAACGTACGT
Coding sequences within it:
- the b4galt4 gene encoding beta-1,4-galactosyltransferase 4, with protein sequence MGIRVTLSKFTRRGKFVFLLVLCLCVLAWIAFPSDDTIKEGLSPLDLKQMAEFTGPVFESEMIKSVEDQTSKQSCPNRSPLLRGALKLTFEPSVTLEQVESENAEVVEGQFSPPDCFARQSVAILIPYRNREKHLLFFLYHLHPFLQRQQLHYGIYVIHQAGDATFNRAKLLNVGYLEALKDHNWDCFIFHDVDLIPENDENLYVCEKQPKHFVVGRNSTGYRLKYKGYFGGVSAMTTEQFHKVNGFPNTYWGWGGEDDDLRVRIQLQKMSIVRPAPEVGRYTMIFHKRDSGNQVNKDRMQLLGQTRLMWRKDGLNSCSYEILSVHREPLYINITTDIGQPERVH